DNA from Asticcacaulis sp. ZE23SCel15:
CACTGACGCCCGCCACCGTCAGGCCCAGTTCCTCGGCAGGCGTGCCTCTGGTGCGCAAAATATCGCGCGCGCCCACGCCCATGATTTTCAGCAGGCCCTGCAATTGCGGCTTGGTCCAACCAACCTTGCCATAGTCGATGATGGTTGGCTCAACACCCTGCGCACGGATCAGTTCAAGCGCTTTGCGTGAGGTGGAGCAGGTCGGGCGGTGATAGATAGTGACTTCGATGGCCATTTTATTCCTGTGCGCTCAGACGCCGCGTAAGCTTACCTCGCTCATATTCAGCGCGCTAACGCTACGCTTTCTGAGCGCATAAGCTCGGGCGGGCGGGCGCCCTTGCCGGACACGTCCGGAAGATTCGGGCTTTACGCGTTTTGTTTAAGCCATGCCCGCAGCAATTCATAGGCTTCGGGCCGACCCTGCGCGCAGTCTTTCAGCAGAAACCCGATCATCTGTGAGAAATGCGCCATGTCGGCGCTATAGATGATCGAGCGCCCTTCGCGGTGCGCGGTTAGCAACCCCGCGCCCGTCATGATGCTGAGGTGCGTTGAGGCGGTGTTGGCGGGCATATTGACCGCGCGCGCCACCTGACCCGCAGCTATGCCACCGGGGCCAGCCGCGACAATGACCTGATACATAGCCAGCCGCCCAGGGTGCGCCAGTGCAAAAAGATTAACTACGGCATCATCGGTGTTCATGCGTTAAGTGTACATGAGATTTAGGGCACAAAAAGCGAAATAAGATAAAAAATTTCGTCTTTCTCGCGACTATGGAATTAAAAACCCGTAAGAATACAGTGCCTCGAACAATAATTTCAGTATGTATAGGCTCCGTCGATTGCGGCCCGAAGATCGTCGCTATAATTCCCAGCGTCTTTGAGCGCTTTTTTTAACTGCTGGGCCAAATGGGGTTTCAGGCACTTCATGGCAGGCTCAGGATCAATACCTTTGGCGGCGATATAAAGGGCGGCATCGAACACCAGGTCACGTTCCGGCAAATAACCGCTTTTGCGGCCCTGCCACCCTTGCGTACCGGTTCCGGCATCTCGCCATTGCTCGAAAACAAAGGCGCTATTGGCCATAAACACACCGAAACCCAGAAAGCAGGCGGTCTGATCCGTCAGAAATTCAATCTCTTCGGGCGCGCACGGTAAGGTATCCGCCACAGAATGCAGCAAATAATGGGCTAACTCATGCGCAAAGGTGGCGATCAGGTTTGCGGGCGTTTTCAGAAGCTGCGGAGCGTAGCTGATCTGAACCGGCCCCTGATGGTCATGCATGAACATACCCAGCGGCGTTTGGCGGGACGTGGCCTGAACAAGATCGGCGTTAGGTTCATATATCTGAACATCACTGACCAGTTGAACCGGCCAGTCTTCCATGCCTGCATATTTTTTGACCTGAGCAAAAATAGCCTCGGCAAGGGCATGGCCAGTTTTATCACCTGTCACGAAAAACCCTGGCGTCGGCAGGATCATTTTTGTCTCAGTAAAACTGGGGGTGTTGGCGAGATTGCGAATTAGCCAGCACATATTGTCAACGTGCCATCGCGCCGTATCGTGATCCAGAAACGGCGCCTCTTTAAATGGCCACATGATGACTCCGCTGCGAAAACAACCTGAGCTTAATGCTGTTAAGCGAAAGGTGTTATGTGACCGTTAAGATGCCAGCCGGAAGGCTTCCTCGCCCATCCGCTCCAGACG
Protein-coding regions in this window:
- the arsC gene encoding arsenate reductase (glutaredoxin) (This arsenate reductase requires both glutathione and glutaredoxin to convert arsenate to arsenite, after which the efflux transporter formed by ArsA and ArsB can extrude the arsenite from the cell, providing resistance.), producing MAIEVTIYHRPTCSTSRKALELIRAQGVEPTIIDYGKVGWTKPQLQGLLKIMGVGARDILRTRGTPAEELGLTVAGVSDNAILEAMIREPVLVERPIVVTSKGAVIARPVERLLEIL
- a CDS encoding helix-turn-helix transcriptional regulator; amino-acid sequence: MNTDDAVVNLFALAHPGRLAMYQVIVAAGPGGIAAGQVARAVNMPANTASTHLSIMTGAGLLTAHREGRSIIYSADMAHFSQMIGFLLKDCAQGRPEAYELLRAWLKQNA